The Dehalococcoidia bacterium genome has a segment encoding these proteins:
- the larC gene encoding nickel pincer cofactor biosynthesis protein LarC has product MTKKAAYWECIGGVAGDMLLASLLDAGLPLEALKAELARLSIAGFQISAQRVQRAGFHATKVTVEVDAPQEPRLLSDVLQLLEASSLPTEDKEKAGRAFRLLAEAEAQAHGLPVEEVRLHQVGEVDALVDVVGTIAGLRLLGVEAVYCSPLPAPTVGGQALLAPATAAVLAQAGAPVTFLPSGPAYEMVTPTGAALMATLARFQAPTMTVRAVGYGAGHADPPGHPNVLRLWLGEETEAGSLVLLETNLDDMTPETLAYVQERLLAMGARDVWTVPVQMKKGRPGIVLSVLCSQELEETAVGLLLRETTTLGVRRWSVGRWEAPRQEVMIQSSLGPARVKVRHGPASPPLVSPEFEDCRRIAQERGLPIWEVYRVLEAEARVFLGLEKESAG; this is encoded by the coding sequence ATGACCAAGAAGGCGGCCTACTGGGAATGCATCGGTGGCGTGGCAGGCGATATGCTCCTGGCCTCCTTATTGGATGCCGGCCTCCCCCTAGAAGCCTTGAAGGCCGAGCTCGCCCGCCTATCTATTGCCGGCTTTCAGATATCGGCCCAACGGGTGCAAAGGGCTGGGTTTCACGCCACTAAGGTGACGGTGGAGGTAGACGCTCCCCAAGAACCTAGGCTCCTTTCCGATGTCCTGCAACTCCTGGAGGCCTCCTCCCTGCCGACGGAGGACAAAGAGAAGGCAGGGCGGGCCTTCCGGTTGCTAGCAGAGGCGGAGGCCCAGGCCCACGGGCTGCCAGTGGAGGAGGTGCGCCTGCATCAGGTGGGGGAGGTGGACGCCCTCGTAGACGTGGTGGGCACGATAGCGGGGCTGCGCCTCCTGGGAGTGGAGGCCGTGTACTGTTCTCCTCTGCCTGCGCCTACAGTGGGCGGCCAGGCCCTCCTCGCCCCCGCTACCGCTGCCGTGCTGGCGCAGGCCGGCGCCCCCGTAACCTTCCTCCCCTCAGGCCCAGCCTACGAGATGGTTACCCCCACGGGGGCAGCCCTGATGGCCACGCTGGCCAGATTTCAGGCCCCCACTATGACGGTGAGGGCCGTGGGCTATGGCGCAGGCCATGCCGACCCCCCTGGCCACCCCAACGTCCTCCGCCTGTGGCTGGGTGAGGAGACGGAGGCGGGCTCCTTGGTCCTCCTGGAGACCAACCTAGACGATATGACCCCCGAGACGCTGGCCTATGTGCAGGAGCGCCTTCTGGCTATGGGGGCGCGGGACGTCTGGACGGTGCCCGTCCAGATGAAGAAGGGGCGCCCGGGCATTGTCCTCTCGGTGCTATGCTCCCAGGAGCTAGAGGAGACGGCGGTGGGTCTCCTCTTGCGGGAGACCACCACCCTCGGCGTGCGAAGGTGGTCGGTGGGCCGATGGGAGGCGCCGCGGCAAGAAGTGATGATTCAGAGCAGCCTAGGCCCAGCCAGGGTCAAGGTGCGGCACGGGCCCGCAAGCCCCCCATTGGTCTCGCCAGAATTCGAGGACTGCCGGAGGATCGCCCAGGAAAGGGGCCTCCCCATCTGGGAGGTCTACAGGGTGTTAGAGGCCGAGGCTCGTGTCTTCCTGGGCCTGGAGAAGGAAAGCGCCGGCTAA
- the larB gene encoding nickel pincer cofactor biosynthesis protein LarB — MREEALLRLLEEVHKGHMTPQEALERLRHLPFESLGFATVDHHRALIKGFPEVVLAQDKTPQQVAQVVSRIVAASGRALVTRAQRQHYEAVRAEVPEAEYHPVARAITVGRRGQRLRPGVTVVCAGTADMPVAEEARVTAEMLGSEVACIYDVGIAGLHRLLGHLEQLRQAHVVVAVAGMEGALPGVVAGLVAAPVVAVPTSAGYGTSLGGLAALLTMLNACAPGLAVVNVDNGFGAGYLAGLINRMVWDAWER; from the coding sequence ATGCGAGAGGAGGCCCTTTTGCGCCTACTGGAGGAGGTCCACAAGGGGCACATGACCCCCCAAGAGGCCTTGGAGAGGTTGCGACACCTGCCCTTCGAGTCCTTGGGGTTCGCCACGGTGGACCACCACCGAGCCCTCATCAAGGGGTTTCCGGAGGTGGTGCTGGCCCAGGACAAGACACCCCAGCAGGTGGCCCAGGTGGTCTCCCGCATCGTGGCCGCCAGCGGCCGGGCCCTGGTGACCCGTGCCCAGCGGCAGCACTACGAGGCAGTTCGGGCAGAGGTGCCTGAGGCGGAGTACCACCCCGTTGCTCGAGCTATAACCGTGGGGCGGCGGGGGCAACGCCTCCGCCCGGGCGTGACCGTCGTCTGTGCCGGCACCGCCGATATGCCCGTAGCCGAGGAGGCGCGGGTGACAGCAGAGATGCTGGGTAGCGAGGTGGCCTGCATCTACGACGTGGGGATTGCTGGCCTGCACCGCCTCCTGGGGCACCTGGAACAGCTGCGGCAGGCCCACGTGGTGGTGGCCGTGGCAGGCATGGAGGGAGCGCTGCCCGGAGTAGTGGCCGGCCTCGTTGCGGCGCCTGTGGTGGCCGTGCCCACATCCGCCGGGTACGGGACCAGTCTGGGAGGCCTCGCCGCCCTCCTCACCATGCTCAACGCCTGCGCCCCCGGGTTGGCGGTGGTCAACGTGGACAATGGCTTCGGGGCAGGCTACCTAGCAGGGCTTATCAACCGTATGGTGTGGGACGCCTGGGAGCGATGA
- a CDS encoding phosphatase PAP2 family protein has protein sequence MPRYLLLKVAAAALCAFAVTAILASSHPYFPGDLWVSHRLQELDAAPFQRAIAVASAAVEWPWAAILMVGVLGVLAGRGRWPEALLFLAAQALRPLNVLLKEVVGRPRPSPLLVQVREFPDSPSFPSGHMVSAMVLFGLLFMWAPALGLPRPLRWLVRACCLYAVAFTAMERIYSGAHWFSDVYGAFLLAIPWLSFLLALRTRMRGGAS, from the coding sequence ATGCCCCGCTATCTGCTGCTGAAGGTGGCCGCTGCGGCCTTATGCGCGTTCGCGGTTACGGCCATCCTCGCCTCTAGCCATCCTTACTTTCCAGGTGACCTCTGGGTCTCCCATCGCCTCCAGGAACTGGACGCTGCCCCCTTCCAGCGGGCTATCGCGGTGGCCAGCGCTGCCGTGGAGTGGCCCTGGGCCGCCATCCTCATGGTGGGTGTGCTAGGCGTGTTAGCCGGGCGCGGGCGATGGCCGGAGGCCTTGTTGTTTCTGGCTGCACAGGCTCTTCGCCCCCTCAACGTCCTCCTCAAGGAGGTGGTGGGCCGGCCCCGCCCCTCTCCCCTGTTGGTGCAGGTGCGGGAGTTCCCCGATTCGCCCTCCTTTCCTAGCGGGCATATGGTGAGCGCCATGGTGTTATTTGGTCTTCTCTTCATGTGGGCGCCCGCCTTGGGCCTACCGCGCCCGCTGCGATGGCTTGTGCGGGCCTGTTGTCTGTATGCAGTGGCCTTCACGGCCATGGAGCGCATATATTCGGGCGCCCACTGGTTCAGCGATGTGTATGGCGCTTTTCTCCTCGCCATCCCCTGGCTCAGCTTCCTCCTGGCCCTTCGCACCCGTATGCGTGGCGGGGCTTCCTAA